A single Lysinibacter sp. HNR DNA region contains:
- a CDS encoding cysteine desulfurase family protein — protein MSVYLDHAATTPMRPEVLSAYVDALSVVGNPASIHNHGQRAKRMLEEARERVAATIGCEPVEVVFTGGGTEAINLAIKGLWWARQQDHVRPHLLVPGGEHHATVDSVQWLTRSEGAIAEWLPVDHHGRLNPEILREALQGTAGSAALTTAVWGNNEVGTVQPVAELAKIAAEYGVPFHVDAVAALGYLPLNFAESGASAMSISAHKIGGPVGIGALVLGRRATVVALQHGGGQQRGRSGTQDVAGAIAFAVAAEHAHAELETFPARLAHLRDELVEAVQAAVPEAVFRGAPAGEGRLPGNAHFTFPGCEGDSLLFLLDAMGVSASTGSACQAGVPETSHVLTAMGIPESQARGALRFTLGHGTTSEDIAALAEVLPGAYERARAAGLA, from the coding sequence ATGTCTGTCTATCTTGACCACGCAGCCACAACTCCTATGCGTCCAGAGGTCCTTTCCGCGTATGTGGACGCGCTTTCTGTCGTGGGAAACCCGGCATCAATTCATAACCACGGACAGCGGGCAAAGAGGATGCTTGAGGAGGCTCGTGAACGAGTGGCGGCTACTATCGGTTGTGAACCTGTTGAAGTAGTTTTTACCGGTGGCGGAACAGAGGCCATTAACCTCGCGATTAAAGGTCTGTGGTGGGCGCGGCAGCAGGATCATGTTCGCCCTCATTTGCTGGTACCCGGCGGGGAGCACCACGCCACTGTTGATTCGGTGCAGTGGCTAACGCGCTCGGAGGGCGCGATTGCGGAGTGGCTTCCGGTCGACCACCATGGACGCCTAAACCCCGAGATTCTCCGTGAAGCTCTGCAAGGAACTGCGGGTTCGGCAGCCCTGACAACCGCGGTGTGGGGCAATAACGAGGTGGGAACCGTTCAGCCCGTTGCTGAGTTGGCAAAGATTGCCGCAGAGTACGGCGTCCCCTTTCACGTGGACGCTGTTGCTGCTCTGGGATACCTTCCCCTTAACTTTGCCGAATCGGGTGCCAGCGCGATGAGTATCTCCGCGCATAAGATCGGTGGCCCGGTGGGTATTGGCGCACTTGTGCTGGGAAGACGAGCTACCGTTGTGGCCCTGCAACACGGGGGCGGTCAGCAGCGGGGGCGTTCGGGAACACAGGATGTTGCCGGTGCGATTGCTTTTGCCGTTGCTGCCGAGCACGCACACGCAGAACTGGAAACCTTTCCCGCGAGGCTTGCTCACCTGCGTGACGAACTTGTTGAGGCGGTGCAGGCGGCTGTTCCCGAGGCAGTGTTCCGGGGTGCTCCCGCGGGAGAGGGGCGCTTACCCGGTAACGCGCACTTCACCTTTCCCGGCTGTGAGGGGGACTCATTGCTGTTTTTGCTCGATGCTATGGGGGTGTCCGCTTCAACCGGTTCGGCATGCCAGGCGGGGGTTCCTGAAACCTCTCACGTTCTTACCGCAATGGGCATCCCCGAGTCACAGGCGCGAGGCGCCCTGCGTTTTACTCTCGGACACGGCACAACCTCAGAGGACATCGCTGCGTTAGCTGAGGTTCTCCCCGGGGCTTACGAGCGGGCGCGAGCTGCGGGTTTGGCTTAG
- a CDS encoding tetratricopeptide repeat protein, which produces MSDPRLSGLMAGGAVDLSPLVNKSTARPQRTPGQPGGLSAGASGENGRTLPVPSLVMDVTDETFAQVAQLSTHVPVIVELYAVSAQPTAQLGPVLSKLIRELDGRMLLARVDIESNPGLLQAFQAQSVPMVVALLAGKPVPLFQGTVSEPEIVQVFNQVIEIAAQSGVQGRVEAQEEDTGEEPGTAETSAPLPPHHQEAFDAIERGDYAAAIEEYRKAIASNPRDTDAIAGLAQVSLLNRLAGKTLEQIRARAAAEPQSIEAQLDVADLDVSGGHVEDAFQRLLTLFSELDQEGKDQVRERLLELFDVVGTNDPLVITARRNLTNLLY; this is translated from the coding sequence ATGTCCGACCCCCGATTGAGCGGCCTCATGGCCGGTGGTGCCGTGGATCTTTCACCGCTGGTTAATAAAAGCACGGCACGCCCACAGCGGACTCCCGGGCAGCCCGGCGGCCTCTCTGCGGGAGCTTCCGGGGAGAACGGGCGGACATTACCGGTACCCTCACTCGTGATGGATGTCACAGATGAGACGTTTGCTCAGGTTGCGCAACTCTCAACGCACGTTCCCGTGATTGTTGAGCTCTATGCCGTGTCGGCGCAGCCCACCGCGCAGCTCGGACCGGTTCTTTCAAAACTCATCCGGGAGCTTGACGGTCGAATGCTGCTCGCTCGTGTCGATATCGAGTCTAATCCGGGCCTTTTGCAGGCGTTTCAGGCGCAGTCGGTGCCGATGGTTGTTGCTTTGCTCGCGGGTAAACCCGTGCCTCTTTTCCAGGGAACGGTATCGGAGCCCGAGATCGTTCAGGTTTTTAATCAGGTTATAGAGATTGCTGCCCAGTCGGGAGTTCAGGGCCGAGTAGAAGCTCAAGAAGAAGATACCGGTGAAGAGCCCGGAACTGCAGAGACTTCCGCTCCCTTGCCTCCGCACCACCAGGAAGCATTTGATGCGATCGAGAGGGGCGACTACGCCGCAGCGATAGAGGAGTATCGCAAGGCGATCGCGAGCAACCCCCGTGATACCGACGCCATTGCGGGTCTCGCGCAGGTGAGCCTACTCAATCGCCTGGCGGGCAAAACACTTGAGCAGATTAGGGCGCGTGCAGCCGCTGAGCCACAGAGTATTGAGGCTCAGCTTGACGTTGCCGATCTTGATGTATCGGGTGGGCATGTTGAAGACGCTTTTCAGCGCCTTCTGACGCTCTTTTCAGAATTAGATCAGGAAGGCAAAGATCAGGTTAGGGAGCGGCTCCTTGAGCTTTTTGACGTTGTGGGAACAAACGATCCGCTTGTGATCACCGCTCGTCGGAACCTGACTAACCTGCTGTATTAA
- the mnmA gene encoding tRNA 2-thiouridine(34) synthase MnmA, with translation MKILAAMSGGVDSAVAAARAVEAGHEVVGVHLALSRMPGTLRTGSRGCCTIEDSMDAQRAANIIGIPYYVWDFSDRFKADVVDDFIAEYSAGRTPNPCMRCNEKIKFAALLDKAIALGFDAVCTGHYASLTTDAHGNIELHRASAWAKDQSYVLGVLTAEQLKYCYFPLGDTPSKALVREEAERRGLGVANKPDSHDICFIPDGDTRGWLADKVGEKEGNILDSEGNVVGEHRGAHSYTVGQRRGLSLGRPAPDGRPRFVLEVRPVSNTVVVGPKEALDVGEIAGGRLSWAGLPQPHPEQWFDCEVQIRAHADPVPARARVAPIDPNAEVYRVGATEEFVVVPEEPLSGVAPGQTAVVYVGTRVIGQFTIDRTVSATLPQSTLVDAASV, from the coding sequence GTGAAGATTCTTGCAGCGATGAGTGGCGGCGTTGACTCCGCGGTGGCAGCCGCGCGGGCGGTCGAGGCCGGACACGAGGTGGTTGGTGTTCATCTGGCTCTCAGTCGGATGCCCGGAACCCTTCGAACGGGGTCACGGGGCTGCTGCACCATCGAAGACTCGATGGACGCGCAACGAGCCGCCAACATTATCGGTATTCCCTACTATGTGTGGGACTTTAGCGATCGCTTTAAAGCGGATGTGGTTGACGACTTCATTGCGGAGTATTCGGCTGGGCGCACCCCCAACCCCTGCATGCGCTGCAACGAAAAGATTAAGTTTGCCGCTCTCCTCGACAAAGCTATTGCCCTGGGGTTTGACGCGGTGTGCACCGGACACTATGCCTCGTTGACCACGGATGCCCACGGTAATATCGAGCTACACCGTGCCAGCGCGTGGGCAAAAGACCAGTCCTACGTATTGGGGGTTCTGACCGCCGAACAGCTTAAATACTGTTACTTCCCCCTGGGCGATACCCCCTCAAAAGCTCTGGTGCGTGAGGAGGCCGAGCGTCGAGGCTTGGGCGTTGCGAATAAACCGGACAGCCACGATATCTGCTTTATCCCTGACGGTGACACGCGCGGGTGGCTCGCTGATAAGGTGGGTGAAAAAGAGGGTAATATCTTGGACTCCGAAGGCAACGTTGTGGGGGAGCACCGGGGCGCACACTCCTACACCGTGGGGCAGCGTCGAGGGTTGAGTCTGGGTCGGCCCGCGCCCGACGGACGTCCGCGTTTTGTTCTTGAGGTGCGACCCGTGTCTAACACGGTTGTTGTAGGCCCCAAAGAGGCGCTTGACGTCGGTGAGATCGCCGGTGGTCGCCTAAGCTGGGCGGGTCTTCCACAACCGCACCCAGAGCAGTGGTTTGACTGCGAGGTGCAGATTCGGGCTCACGCTGACCCTGTTCCCGCTCGTGCCCGGGTAGCCCCGATCGACCCGAATGCAGAGGTGTATAGGGTGGGAGCCACAGAAGAATTTGTCGTTGTTCCGGAAGAGCCGCTTTCCGGGGTTGCACCGGGACAGACCGCCGTTGTCTACGTGGGTACCCGCGTGATAGGACAGTTTACAATTGATCGCACCGTGAGTGCGACACTACCTCAATCCACTCTGGTTGACGCCGCTTCCGTGTAA